The DNA window GTCGGACCGTACCCACACCAGCCCCGACGAGGAGGTGACGTCACCGGTCTGTACGCCCCAGGTGGCGCGCGGGCGGCCGGAGAACACCTGGGCGGGCGCGGCGGCCGCCCGGCCCGCGCCGGCGGGCAGGGCGAGCGCGGCCGAGGCGGCCAGGGTGCCGCGCAGGAGGGCACGCCGGCCGGGCGGCCGGGCGCGGGGCAGGCCCTGCGCCGGGGACGGGTTCTGCGGCTGGTTCCGGGGCTGGTTCTCGGGTCCGCTGTACGGCATGGGCGCGCCTCCAGTGACGGTGTGTTCCGGGTGTGCGACGCCATGCCTAACGGCCGGCCACGGCAACCACACGAACCACAAGTGAACAACTGGCCCCCGTTCCCGGGAACCGCTCCGGTGCGTTCCGCTGAGGCCGCGTGCGCCAGGGCTGCTCCGCTACGGTCGCCCGGCACCCACAAACGCGCTCTCGGGTCCTGCCGTTCGGGGGAGCCTGACGATGGCGGGCAGGCCCGCCACGATGCCCCTCACCTCGGCGCCGGGGAAGTGCTCGGCCCGAGCGCGGCGGTGAGCGTGTCGCGCCGCTCGCGACAGGCGCGCCGGCAGCGGCGCAGCTGGCGGTCGTAACCGCCGCTTCTGACGAACGCCGCGAGCAGTGCCGGATCGACGGCGGGGTTGCCCGGCTCCTCGACGCCCACGCGCGCCTGTTCGCGCCCGCGCAGGAGGAAGCCGAGCAGTGTCATCGCCTGCGCCACACCGGAACACACCGGGAGCCGCCCGGGGTCGGCGACCACTCAGCGGCGCCGCGTGAGCAGCCCGGCGAGGGCTGTGCGCAGCTCGCGCAGCCCGCGCGGACCGGGGTACAGCGCGTGGTGCGGCACGTTCCCCAGAAGGCTCCGGTGGTGGACGCCCAGGCCGTTCACGGGAAGCGCGCTCGCCGCCGCGGGAGTCGGTCTGGGCCCCGGGGTGTTCGGCGGGCGTCCGCGCGGGGTGTCAGGGTGTCAGCTGCTGGTGTCGAGAATGACCCGGGCCACGAGCGCGGGATCGTCGTTCATCGGCACGTGGCCGCAGCCGGGCAGCTCGACCAGCCGGGCTCCGGGGATCACGCGCTTCGCCCTGACACCCTGGCGGCGCAGCAGCAGCCGGTCACGGCTGCCCCAGGCGACCGTCACGGGAATGCCGGGAACGTCGTCGGTGAACAGGACGGTACGGCCGGCCGACAGGGTCTCGGCGAAGCCGGCCGACTCGCGAAGCGCCAGCGTCTCCGCGACGACGGCGTCGGGTGAACGCCACCCCGGCCGCGCATAGATGGTGCTGGTGAGCGCGGCCCGGCCAGCGGCTGTGCGGGCCATGCGCTCTATGAGCGGCAGCGGGAGCGTCTGCGCGCCGAACCGCATCCCGCGCAGCGCGCTGAAGGCGTAGCGGCGTTCGCTCTCCGTCCAGAAGCCGGCGGGGGAGAGCGCCGTGACGGACCGTACGAGCCGCTCCTGGCCCAGTTTCAGGGCGAGCAGACCGCCAAGGGAGTTCCCCGCCACATGGGGACGCTCGACGCCCAGCGCCTCGCACAGCGAACCAAGCACGGGAACGACCGTCGACAAGTCGTAGGAGAGGCCGTGGGGCAGTGCGGTCGACCCGCCGAAACCGGGCAGGTCCACGGCGATCACGTCGCGTTCGGAGGCCAGCGCGGAAATCACCGGCTGCCAGGCCTGCCAGTGGTGCCCTATGCCGTGGAGGAGCAGGAGCGGCTCCCCGGCACCCGCCCGTTCGTAAGTGACGGAGAGCGTGTGCGTGCCGGTGGGGGACGCGATGCTGAAGGAGACCTCTGCGGGCATGCTGCTGCTCCAAGGGGTGGGGGCGGCGCTAGACAACGCGTCAGCAACAATTACCGCCGAGTAGCTTGGAGTTCAAGGGGACGGACAGATTCGGCCGTGCCGCCGCCGTGTGGTCCGTGCCGCACCCCAGCCGCCTGGACACCGCGGAAACGGTCGGCTGGTATGGACACGTGACTGCCGACACCATGACAGACGTCTTCGAAGAGCACCGCCCCGTTCTGACGGGTGTGGCCTACCGGATGCTCGGCAGGGTCGCCGACGCGGAGGACGTCGTACAGGAGGCATGGCTGCGCTGGTCCGCGCAGGTACGCGACGACGTACGGGAGCCGCGGTCCTATCTGGTGAGGGTCACCACCAGGCTCGCCATCGACCGGCTGCGGCACGTACAGGCGCGGCGTGAGGCGTACGTCGGACCGTGGCTCCCTGAGCCGATTGAGACGGACTTCGGTACGACCGTCGAAGACACCGCGGAACGCGCGGTACTGGCCGACTCCGTATCGCTCGCCGTTCTCGTCGTTCTGGAGTCGCTCTCGCCGCTGGAACGCGCCGTGTTCGTCCTGCGGGAGGCGTTCGGCTTCCCGTACGGCGAAATCGCAGCCACGCTGGAA is part of the Streptomyces agglomeratus genome and encodes:
- a CDS encoding alpha/beta fold hydrolase, which translates into the protein MPAEVSFSIASPTGTHTLSVTYERAGAGEPLLLLHGIGHHWQAWQPVISALASERDVIAVDLPGFGGSTALPHGLSYDLSTVVPVLGSLCEALGVERPHVAGNSLGGLLALKLGQERLVRSVTALSPAGFWTESERRYAFSALRGMRFGAQTLPLPLIERMARTAAGRAALTSTIYARPGWRSPDAVVAETLALRESAGFAETLSAGRTVLFTDDVPGIPVTVAWGSRDRLLLRRQGVRAKRVIPGARLVELPGCGHVPMNDDPALVARVILDTSS